The following are from one region of the Silene latifolia isolate original U9 population chromosome 9, ASM4854445v1, whole genome shotgun sequence genome:
- the LOC141602685 gene encoding uncharacterized protein LOC141602685, producing the protein MATPTPTPNATLLASSSWLRSFMDRCKLEKNGSNFSDWDAQLKLAAEGDDKLRYLTEASPPEPSTRYTAATREAYEAYQKESAAMKNVLIFAMEADLQRRAFKMGNANEIYSKLVTMFSQTPRIVQYEAAAAFFDLDFKEGQKVSPHVLKLMELVETLKIQKVEIPKELIVDRILHSLSKVKAYVQFRVNFNMQDKDVSLEKLHKLLVQAERDMGLNVNPPKDVLNISTKSKGKFKKNGRKGKKQAPIFTKAKTCEASTSKIKKGPLDKCHYCNGMGHWKRNCSKYLGDIKAGKITPVGPPPSKDKGKEKQA; encoded by the exons atggcaacaccaacaccaactccaaacgccacacttctcgctagttcatcatggctccgatcctttatggatcgatgtaaacttgaaaagaatgggtcaaatttctccgattgggatgcccaactcaagttAGCCGCCGAAGgcgacgacaagcttcgttaccttaccgaggcctctccacccgaaccctccactaggtacactgcggccactagggaagcatatgaggcttaccaaaaggaatccgccgcaatgaaaaatgtcttgatatttgcgatggaggcggacctccaaaggagagcctttaaaatgggcaatgctaatgagatttactccaaacttgtgaccatgttttcacaaactccacggatcgtccaatatgaggcggccgcggcattctttgatctcgacttcaaagagggccaaaaggttagccctcatgtgctcaaactcatggagcttgtcgagaccttgaaaattcaaaaggttgaaatccccaaagaactcatcgtagataggattctacactccttgtccaaagtcaaggcatatgttcaattccgggtgaattttaacatgcaagacaaggatgtgtctcttgagaagttgcacaagttacttgtgcaagccgagagggacatggggttaaatgtgaaccctcccaaggatgtgcttaacataagcactaagagtaaggggaagttcaagaagaatgggagaaagggcaagaagcaagctcccatattcaccaaagctaagacttgtgaagctagcacctcaaagatcaagaagggtcctcttgacaaatgccattattgtaatggtatggggcattggaaaagaaattgttccaaataccttggtgatattaaggctggaaagatcactccagtag ggcctccaccaagcaaagacaagggaaaggaaaagcaagcatga